In Planifilum fimeticola, a genomic segment contains:
- a CDS encoding NAD(P)H-dependent oxidoreductase, producing the protein MLGLKRRLKEYEMEGNCIRVGLIGAGQMGRGLISQVEKIAGMEVVITADIVPERAETAYRKAGVPSSSILRTDDPEKAERWIASGGWVVTRDGNMAVQLDSVDVVVDATGIPEVGAEIAWHAILNRKHIVLLNVEADVTVGPLLKKMADVAGVVYTGTAGDEPGAIMELYDFASSLGFEVIALGKGKNNPLDVYATPDGVADEARRKGVNPKMLASFRDGTKTMVEMTAVSNATGFLPDVPGMHGPKATLDRLPRLFSLREEGGILHRKGIVDYVDGVAPGVFAVITTDNPEVHDQLKYLKMGDGPHYVLYRPYHLTSLETPISVARAFFHQEPTIAPCCGSVSETVAVAKKDLQPGEALDGIGGYTVYGRILSAEEQRRERALPIGLVGANVRMKRRVKKGEILTYDDVECEERNRIWILREFMEKDGQ; encoded by the coding sequence TTGCTGGGGTTAAAACGGAGGTTGAAAGAGTACGAGATGGAAGGAAACTGCATCCGGGTCGGGTTGATCGGCGCCGGACAGATGGGGCGGGGGCTGATTTCCCAGGTTGAAAAAATCGCCGGCATGGAAGTGGTGATCACCGCCGACATCGTCCCGGAGCGTGCCGAGACGGCTTATCGGAAGGCGGGAGTTCCTTCCTCCTCGATTTTGAGGACGGACGATCCGGAAAAGGCGGAAAGGTGGATCGCTTCGGGGGGATGGGTGGTCACTCGGGATGGGAATATGGCGGTGCAACTGGATTCGGTCGATGTGGTGGTCGACGCCACCGGCATCCCGGAGGTGGGGGCGGAGATCGCCTGGCACGCCATTCTGAACCGGAAGCACATCGTCTTGCTCAACGTGGAAGCCGATGTTACCGTCGGCCCTCTGCTGAAGAAAATGGCCGATGTTGCCGGGGTCGTATATACGGGAACCGCCGGGGATGAACCCGGGGCGATCATGGAGCTCTATGATTTCGCCTCAAGCCTCGGCTTTGAAGTGATCGCCCTGGGGAAAGGGAAAAACAATCCCCTGGACGTTTACGCCACCCCCGACGGTGTGGCCGATGAGGCGCGGCGGAAGGGAGTCAATCCGAAGATGCTCGCCTCCTTCCGAGACGGCACCAAGACGATGGTGGAAATGACTGCCGTGTCCAATGCGACGGGCTTTTTGCCCGATGTTCCCGGAATGCACGGGCCCAAAGCAACCTTGGATCGCCTTCCCCGCCTGTTTTCACTGCGGGAGGAGGGCGGAATCCTTCACCGCAAGGGGATCGTGGATTACGTGGACGGAGTGGCCCCGGGGGTTTTTGCCGTCATCACGACGGACAATCCGGAGGTCCACGATCAGCTGAAGTATCTCAAGATGGGGGACGGTCCCCATTACGTGCTCTACCGGCCCTACCATCTGACCAGTCTGGAAACCCCCATTTCCGTCGCCCGGGCCTTTTTTCATCAGGAACCGACCATCGCTCCCTGCTGCGGGTCGGTCTCCGAGACGGTCGCGGTGGCCAAGAAAGATCTGCAGCCCGGAGAGGCGTTGGACGGGATCGGGGGGTATACCGTTTACGGCCGAATCCTTTCTGCTGAGGAGCAGCGAAGGGAGAGGGCGTTGCCCATCGGATTGGTGGGCGCCAACGTTCGGATGAAACGGAGGGTCAAAAAGGGAGAGATT